A single genomic interval of Romboutsia ilealis harbors:
- a CDS encoding YhgE/Pip domain-containing protein — protein sequence MKNIFKIYKNDLKDIFTNKVLLVIVTGLCILPSLYAWFNIKASWDPYGNTGNISVAVVNEDSGAEIMDKEVNIGDELVDKLKTNKDLGWKFVDRKKALEGVNDGTYYAYIEIPSNFSKDLTSLVSKDIKKGTIIYTVNEKINAIAPKITSKGATTIQNEVNQTVVKTVSEVVLNVFKEAGIELEKQLPKLSTLENNLVEVQGKFKNINKVVDTAVDATDKVSDIVKDVQNDIPLIKETLTNTKNLSSDIKSFLNDSKTGLSQLSPVIKNDLGLISEISSNAKDAVSDLIDAINKGSESAPQLIDNLSTKLSNLASSTNTLTKFLEKLNKLVPGNQLKSVIDSLNSISTKLDTAVNSLQTIKNQVANGEKPPLTNLNNLLKVVSDVNTITSSILNNFDSKIQAPIGNIIDDAFKVVENVIEVLDSAEKKLPDVEDILNTTLSFTGSAKEGATFVKEKLPYAKSVVDDLVDAMKKINNNSEVNELISLLKSDVLKRSEFLKQPVDLVENRLYPMKNYGSAMTPFYTVLSLWVGILLLMSLLSTNVHGDYKSYEVYFGRGLTFLSLTIIQALIVSLGDIYLLKVQADNIPLFILISVFTSIVFTAIVYSLVSIFGNVGKAIGVVLLVIQVAGSGGTFPIQVTPQFFQNVYPLLPFTYAISAMRETVGGIYMPNLIKDISALAIFIIIFVLFTILLKKPINKITEKVQDRFNESDLTGH from the coding sequence GTGAAAAATATTTTCAAAATATATAAAAATGACTTAAAAGATATTTTCACTAATAAGGTTTTATTAGTTATCGTCACTGGACTTTGTATATTACCATCACTTTATGCATGGTTTAATATAAAAGCTTCTTGGGATCCATATGGCAATACAGGAAATATTTCTGTTGCAGTTGTAAATGAAGATTCTGGTGCAGAAATAATGGATAAAGAAGTAAATATAGGTGATGAACTAGTAGATAAACTTAAAACTAATAAAGATTTAGGCTGGAAATTCGTAGATAGAAAAAAAGCCTTAGAAGGTGTCAACGATGGTACATATTATGCATACATAGAAATACCGTCAAATTTTTCTAAGGATTTGACTTCTTTAGTTTCTAAAGATATAAAAAAAGGTACTATAATATATACAGTAAACGAAAAAATAAATGCTATAGCCCCTAAAATTACAAGTAAAGGAGCTACAACTATTCAAAATGAAGTAAATCAAACTGTTGTTAAAACAGTAAGTGAGGTAGTTTTAAATGTATTTAAGGAAGCAGGAATAGAACTTGAAAAACAATTACCTAAACTATCAACTTTAGAAAATAACTTAGTTGAAGTACAAGGTAAATTTAAAAATATAAATAAAGTTGTTGATACTGCAGTTGATGCAACTGATAAAGTATCAGATATAGTTAAAGATGTACAAAACGATATACCTCTTATAAAAGAAACTCTTACTAATACTAAAAACTTATCGTCTGATATAAAGAGCTTTTTAAATGATTCAAAAACAGGATTAAGTCAACTATCTCCTGTTATAAAAAATGATTTAGGATTAATATCAGAAATATCTTCAAATGCTAAAGATGCCGTTTCAGACTTGATAGATGCCATAAATAAAGGTTCCGAATCAGCACCTCAACTTATTGATAATTTATCTACTAAATTATCTAATTTAGCGTCTAGTACGAATACTTTAACTAAGTTTTTAGAAAAATTAAATAAATTGGTTCCTGGTAATCAGTTAAAAAGTGTAATAGATTCACTTAACAGTATAAGTACTAAGTTAGATACTGCGGTTAATTCATTACAAACGATTAAAAATCAAGTAGCTAATGGAGAAAAACCACCTTTAACTAATTTAAATAACTTATTAAAAGTTGTAAGCGATGTAAATACAATAACATCATCAATATTAAATAACTTTGATTCAAAAATACAAGCTCCTATAGGTAATATTATAGATGATGCCTTTAAGGTTGTAGAGAATGTAATAGAAGTATTAGATAGTGCTGAAAAAAAATTACCAGATGTTGAAGACATATTAAATACTACTTTATCTTTCACTGGTAGTGCTAAAGAGGGTGCAACATTTGTAAAAGAAAAATTACCATATGCTAAATCTGTAGTAGATGATCTTGTAGATGCTATGAAAAAAATAAATAATAATAGTGAAGTAAATGAACTTATATCATTACTTAAGAGTGATGTTTTAAAACGCTCTGAGTTCTTAAAACAACCTGTGGATTTAGTTGAAAATAGACTATATCCTATGAAAAATTATGGTTCAGCTATGACACCATTTTATACAGTTTTATCTCTATGGGTAGGTATATTACTTTTAATGTCTTTACTATCTACAAACGTACATGGTGATTATAAATCATATGAAGTATATTTCGGTAGAGGACTTACATTCTTAAGCTTGACTATAATCCAGGCTCTTATCGTAAGTTTAGGTGATATATATTTACTAAAAGTACAAGCGGATAATATACCATTATTTATCCTAATATCAGTATTTACAAGTATAGTATTTACAGCTATTGTTTACTCTTTAGTTTCTATATTTGGAAATGTCGGAAAAGCAATAGGAGTTGTATTATTAGTTATACAAGTTGCAGGATCAGGAGGAACATTCCCTATACAAGTTACTCCACAATTTTTCCAAAATGTTTATCCACTATTACCATTCACATATGCAATATCTGCTATGCGTGAAACAGTTGGTGGAATATATATGCCAAATCTAATAAAAGATATCTCTGCGTTAGCAATATTTATTATTATATTTGTATTGTTTACTATATTGTTGAAAAAACCTATAAATAAAATTACTGAAAAAGTTCAAGATAGATTTAATGAAAGTGATTTAACTGGACATTAA
- a CDS encoding phage holin, which produces MNSNLFNLLLTILTLVITVGGGFLVNYLNQKLGSQKLQDYYNLAKQIVMAIEQLNPDLAGKDKKELAMSKLLELTNNKISSEQADTLIESAVYEVKKLLQNNNLTK; this is translated from the coding sequence TTGAATTCGAATTTATTTAATCTATTGTTAACTATACTAACTCTTGTTATAACTGTAGGAGGAGGATTTTTAGTAAATTATTTAAATCAAAAATTAGGAAGCCAAAAACTTCAAGATTATTATAATCTTGCAAAACAAATAGTTATGGCTATTGAGCAACTAAATCCAGATCTAGCAGGTAAAGATAAAAAAGAATTAGCAATGTCTAAATTATTAGAATTAACTAATAATAAAATAAGCTCTGAACAAGCTGATACTTTAATTGAATCTGCTGTCTATGAAGTAAAGAAACTTTTACAAAATAATAATCTAACTAAGTAA
- a CDS encoding Nif3-like dinuclear metal center hexameric protein, which yields MLLKTIIKKIESKYPLNLAYDWDNVGLLVGDFDMNVEKVLVVLEANEKVIDEAIENNIDLIITHHPFIFKKMNKINTMDLKGKLIHKLIKNDIALYSMHTNFDIAYDGLNDYFMKLMGFENSKVLEVTNTETLYKLAVYVPTTHIDKVKNALADAGAGHIGNYSHCSFSSQGVGSFKPLDNSNPYIGSLGELELVEEVKIETIVPQRILGGVISSMINAHPYEEVAYDIYKLENKGNSVGLGRISKLQDNITLEELCNKIKEKLNIDHIRVVGNLNDKINKVAVVTGSGADMFKKAKRSGADVLITGDMKYHDAQDALDIGMNVIDCGHFDTEDIFKDAISIYLDDIKGIEVIKSNINLNPFKIV from the coding sequence ATGTTACTAAAAACAATTATAAAAAAAATAGAGTCTAAGTATCCATTGAATTTAGCCTACGATTGGGATAATGTTGGTCTTTTAGTTGGAGACTTTGATATGAATGTGGAGAAAGTATTAGTCGTTCTTGAAGCAAATGAAAAAGTTATAGATGAAGCTATAGAAAATAATATAGATTTAATAATAACTCACCATCCATTTATATTTAAAAAGATGAATAAGATAAACACAATGGATTTAAAAGGAAAGCTTATACATAAGCTTATAAAAAATGATATAGCTCTTTACTCTATGCATACAAACTTTGATATAGCTTATGATGGATTAAATGATTATTTTATGAAGTTAATGGGATTTGAAAATTCAAAAGTGCTAGAAGTAACAAATACAGAAACTTTATATAAATTAGCCGTATATGTACCTACTACTCATATAGATAAAGTAAAAAATGCATTAGCTGATGCTGGTGCAGGCCATATCGGAAACTATAGCCATTGTAGCTTTAGCAGTCAAGGTGTGGGAAGTTTTAAGCCACTTGATAATTCAAATCCTTATATAGGAAGTCTAGGTGAACTAGAATTAGTTGAAGAAGTTAAAATAGAAACTATAGTGCCACAAAGAATATTAGGTGGAGTAATAAGTTCTATGATAAATGCTCATCCTTATGAAGAAGTGGCATATGATATATATAAACTTGAGAACAAAGGAAATTCTGTAGGTTTAGGACGAATAAGTAAATTACAAGATAATATAACTTTAGAGGAATTATGTAATAAGATAAAAGAAAAGCTTAATATTGATCATATTAGAGTAGTTGGTAATCTTAATGATAAAATAAATAAGGTTGCAGTAGTTACTGGATCTGGAGCAGATATGTTTAAAAAGGCTAAAAGAAGTGGAGCAGATGTATTAATAACTGGAGATATGAAATATCATGATGCTCAAGATGCCCTAGATATAGGAATGAATGTAATTGACTGTGGACATTTTGACACAGAAGATATATTTAAAGATGCAATCAGTATCTATTTAGATGATATTAAAGGCATAGAGGTAATAAAAAGTAATATTAATTTAAATCCGTTTAAAATAGTATAG
- a CDS encoding tRNA (adenine(22)-N(1))-methyltransferase — MKLTDRLLTIANLVTKGKRVADIGTDHGYIPVYLLNKGHVDFAILADVNKGPLENARNEVRHNNLTDKVNLRLGSGIEVLNENEVDEVIIAGMGGILISELLEAKKSVAHNLDKLILQPMQAQDELRKYLLNNGYEILDEVLVKEDFRIYEIIVAKYISKNTSVEDEIYYEVGKKLIENKDPLLNEFIDKKIFMYNSILKKLEGKIGEEIDKKIKISTDKISKLEKLKN, encoded by the coding sequence ATGAAATTAACAGATAGATTATTAACAATAGCAAATTTAGTTACAAAGGGAAAAAGAGTAGCAGATATAGGGACAGACCATGGATATATCCCAGTATATTTATTAAATAAGGGACATGTTGATTTTGCAATACTTGCAGATGTAAATAAAGGACCTTTAGAAAATGCCAGAAATGAAGTGAGGCACAATAATTTAACTGATAAGGTAAATTTAAGATTAGGTTCAGGGATAGAAGTACTTAATGAAAATGAAGTCGATGAGGTAATAATAGCTGGTATGGGAGGAATATTAATAAGTGAGTTACTAGAAGCTAAAAAGAGTGTAGCACATAATTTAGATAAGTTAATTCTTCAACCTATGCAAGCTCAAGATGAACTTAGAAAATATCTTTTAAATAATGGATATGAAATATTAGATGAAGTTTTAGTTAAAGAAGACTTTAGAATATATGAAATAATAGTAGCTAAATATATTTCAAAAAATACTAGTGTAGAGGATGAAATATACTATGAAGTTGGTAAAAAACTTATAGAAAATAAAGATCCATTGTTAAATGAATTTATAGATAAAAAAATATTTATGTACAATTCAATACTTAAAAAATTAGAAGGTAAAATTGGTGAAGAGATAGATAAGAAGATAAAGATAAGTACTGATAAAATTTCAAAGCTTGAAAAATTAAAAAATTAA
- the rpoD gene encoding RNA polymerase sigma factor RpoD — translation MENKSNKKESKRMTAKGLIEKGKKQGSLTLAEIMEAFSETELDKDQVENLYETLGNLGIEVIENKTDKVDIDFPQDDLDLDGLDESIVKDDTPIEIEEIDLSLPKGISIDDPVRMYLKEIGKIPLLKPHEEVELARRMNEGDELAKQRLVEANLRLVVSIAKRYVGRGMLFLDLIQEGNLGLIKAVEKFDYVKGFKFSTYATWWIRQAITRAIADQARTIRIPVHMVETINKLIRVSRQLLQELGRDPKPEEIAKEMDMTEDKVREIMKIAQDPVSLETPIGEEEDSHLGDFIPDDDAPAPAEAAAYSLLKEQIEDVLGSLNEREQKVLKLRFGLEDGRARTLEEVGKEFDVTRERIRQIEAKALRKLRHPSRSKKLRDYLD, via the coding sequence ATGGAAAATAAATCAAACAAAAAAGAATCAAAAAGAATGACAGCTAAAGGTTTAATTGAAAAAGGTAAAAAACAAGGATCTCTTACTCTTGCTGAAATAATGGAAGCTTTTTCAGAAACGGAGTTAGATAAGGATCAAGTAGAAAATCTTTATGAGACATTAGGTAACTTAGGAATAGAAGTTATAGAAAATAAAACGGATAAAGTTGACATAGATTTTCCACAAGATGATTTAGATTTAGATGGATTAGATGAAAGCATAGTAAAAGATGATACACCAATTGAAATAGAAGAAATAGATTTATCCCTTCCAAAAGGAATAAGTATTGACGACCCTGTTAGAATGTATCTAAAAGAAATAGGAAAAATACCTTTATTAAAGCCACATGAAGAAGTAGAATTAGCTAGAAGAATGAATGAAGGTGATGAATTAGCTAAGCAAAGATTAGTAGAAGCAAACTTAAGATTAGTTGTAAGTATAGCTAAAAGATATGTTGGTCGTGGAATGCTTTTCTTAGACTTAATACAAGAAGGGAACTTAGGTCTTATAAAAGCAGTTGAAAAGTTTGATTACGTAAAAGGATTTAAATTTAGTACTTATGCTACATGGTGGATAAGACAAGCTATAACTCGTGCTATAGCAGATCAAGCAAGAACTATAAGAATACCTGTTCATATGGTTGAAACTATAAATAAGCTAATAAGAGTTTCAAGACAGTTACTTCAAGAATTAGGAAGAGATCCAAAACCAGAAGAAATCGCTAAGGAAATGGATATGACCGAGGATAAAGTAAGGGAGATAATGAAAATAGCTCAAGATCCAGTATCTCTTGAAACTCCTATAGGAGAAGAAGAAGATAGTCATTTAGGAGACTTTATACCAGATGATGATGCACCGGCGCCAGCAGAAGCTGCAGCGTACTCGCTATTAAAAGAACAAATAGAAGATGTATTAGGTTCTTTAAATGAAAGAGAACAAAAAGTATTAAAATTAAGATTTGGTCTTGAAGATGGACGTGCAAGAACTCTTGAAGAAGTAGGTAAAGAGTTTGATGTAACAAGAGAACGAATAAGACAAATCGAAGCTAAAGCTTTAAGAAAATTAAGACATCCAAGCAGATCTAAAAAACTTAGAGATTATTTAGATTAA